A part of Periophthalmus magnuspinnatus isolate fPerMag1 chromosome 19, fPerMag1.2.pri, whole genome shotgun sequence genomic DNA contains:
- the ddit4 gene encoding DNA damage-inducible transcript 4 protein — protein sequence MPTLSADSELVLGGAPSSPLDHSSPRRLSWGKLVQRLADFSGSVESNSGSRSDLSDSGSDTSGDLSPSDDLFFDPMEEHLLKDVVDLIASSLRDAKDSDTALRCSKLLIPEKLLQHIGQELLHLAASEPCGLRGALIDVCIEQGDGYESVSQLSVDPYLVPTFQLTLVLRLETSGIWPKIQGLFSPKSPLAPVIRQEVKLSTGFRVIKKKLYCSEGLLIEEC from the exons ATGCCGACCCTATCCGCCGACAGCGAGCTGGTCCTGGGCGGCGCTCCCAGCTCCCCCCTGGACCACAGCAGCCCTCGCAGACTGTCCTGGGGCAAGTTAGTCCAGAGACTGGCAGACTTCAGCGGGAGTGTGGAGTCCAACAGCGGGAGCAGGAGTGACCTCTCCGACTCAG GTTCGGACACGTCTGGCGACTTGAGCCCGAGCGACGACCTGTTCTTCGACCCGATGGAGGAGCACTTACTCAAGGACGTGGTGGATCTCATCGCGTCCAGTTTACGCGACGCCAAAGACTCGGACACTGCGTTAAGATGCAGTAAACTCCTCATCCCCGAGAAGCTCTTACAACACATCGGTCAAGAGCTCCTGCACTTGGCCGCCAGCGAGCCGTGCGGCCTTCGGGGGGCGCTCATCGACGTCTGCATCGAACAAGGAGACGGCTACGAGAGCGTTTCGCAGTTGTCCGTAGATCCTTACCTCGTCCCCACGTTCCAACTGACTCTCGTGCTGCGGCTCGAAACTAGCGGGATATGGCCGAAAATACAAGGACTTTTTAGCCCCAAATCTCCGCTTGCGCCCGTAATAAGGCAAGAGGTCAAACTGAGCACTGGTTTTAGGGTGATTAAGAAGAAACTGTACTGCTCCGAAGGGCTGCTAATCGAAGAGT